From Toxorhynchites rutilus septentrionalis strain SRP chromosome 2, ASM2978413v1, whole genome shotgun sequence, a single genomic window includes:
- the LOC129766119 gene encoding uncharacterized protein LOC129766119: MIPPMAPLPVARLAHHERPFTYTGLDYFGPLLVKLGRSIVKRWIALFTCLTVRAVHLEVAYTLSTESCISCVRRFVGRRGSPVEFFSDNGTNFKGAERVLQHQINQGLSSTFTSANTKRSCIPPGAPHMGGAWERLVQSVKAAMAEAYIEGKLDDEGLQTLVVEAENIVNSRPLTYLPLETEMAEALTPNHFLLLSSNGVKRRGEDVALGQFNDLVRRQILGKSWELIQRQLEIFWQRWLVEYLPVIRRQAKWFDEVRALTPGDVVVVAEPTKRSGWERGRIIRMIPNPDGRCRRAVVQIGGKSSVRPVTRLALLDVVNRCGVPEDSGLHPGETVNAEFAELTTLSTGITEGANRLSTS; the protein is encoded by the coding sequence ATGATTCCACCGATGGCGCCGCTTCCGGTGGCGCGTCTGGCCCATCACGAACGACCATTCACCTATACGGGGCTGGACTATTTCGGGCCGCTGCTGGTGAAGCTGGGAAGGTCTATAGTTAAACGATGGATAGCACTCTTCACCTGTCTGACAGTGCGTGCTGTCCACTTGGAAGTCGCCTACACTTTATCAACAGAGTCATGTATCTCCTGCGTTCGTCGATTCGTGGGTCGCCGGGGATCGCCGGTAGAATTCTTTAGCGACAATGGAACGAATTTCAAAGGAGCCGAACGAGTACTGCAGCACCAGATAAACCAGGGACTGTCCTCGACATTCACCAGTGCCAATACGAAACGGAGCTGTATACCACCGGGAGCTCCGCACATGGGAGGAGCTTGGGAACGCTTGGTGCAATCAGTAAAGGCGGCTATGGCTGAAGCGTACATAGAAGGGAAGCTAGATGACGAGGGGCTGCAGACACTGGTCGTGGAGGCTGAAAATATAGTAAACTCAAGGCCTCTGACGTATCTACCACTCGAGACTGAGATGGCAGAGGCACTCACACCAAACCACTTTTTGTTGTTGAGTTCAAACGGGGTAAAGCGACGAGGCGAAGATGTGGCTCTGGGTCAGTTCAACGACCTAGTACGCCGACAAATTCTGGGAAAATCCTGGGAACTAATACAACGTCAGTTGGAGATATTTTGGCAGCGCTGGCTAGTCGAGTACCTGCCCGTGATTCGCCGACAAGCCAAATGGTTCGACGAAGTCCGAGCGTTGACACCGGGTGACGTGGTAGTGGTAGCGGAACCTACAAAGCGAAGTGGATGGGAGAGAGGACGAATCATCCGTATGATTCCTAATCCGGATGGCCGGTGCCGTAGAGCAGTGGTGCAAATCGGAGGAAAATCTTCAGTGCGACCGGTGACTCGGTTGGCGTTGCTCGACGTGGTAAATAGATGTGGAGTTCCGGAGGACTCCGGACTACACCCGGGGGAGACTGTCAACGCAGAATTCGCCGAGCTGACAACCCTATCCACCGGCATTACTGAAGGGGCGAATCGGCTGTCAACGAGCTGA
- the LOC129766120 gene encoding uncharacterized protein LOC129766120, whose product MLWSPTTDELSFSTQMNDEMQILIRTDTRPTKRQVLRCVMTLFDPLGLLSPFIIHGKVLIQDLWREGTDWDEKVSDAVYVKWQRWIQMIEYISDIRIPRCYFSGATRMTYKNSEIHVFVDASEAAYSCAVYLRTFNEEENPQCCLIAAKSKVAPLKPWSIPRLELQACVLGTRWAKFVVGHLDVPVTKVTYWTDSRTALAWIKSDPRNYRQFVSFRVGEILEQTTATQWKWVPSKSNPADEATKWGSGPYFNQDSKWFRGPNFLWLAEEEWPRVTEPVVDTSEEMRASILHHCTIETTIDFHRFSTWERLQHATAYVLRFLNNASKKQPKYSGSLQQAELHAAEEIIIKLTQREAYTDEVAALSNKVLNKSGQEVIGKNSSIYNLMPFLDDRGLLRERGRIEAAERVPHEVRHPLILPRKHHVTELLVNRYHRRYRHGNAETVVNELRQLYTIPRK is encoded by the coding sequence ATGCTTTGGAGTCCTACAACCGACGAATTGAGTTTCTCCACTCAGATGAACGACGAGATGCAAATACTGATCCGTACAGATACACGTCCAACGAAAAGGCAGGTGTTACGATGCGTAATGACCTTATTCGATCCTTTGGGACTACTTTCGCCGTTTATCATTCACGGCAAAGTTCTGATCCAGGACCTGTGGCGAGAAGGTACGGACTGGGATGAGAAGGTCAGCGACGCAGTTTACGTAAAATGGCAGAGGTGGATACAAATGATCGAGTATATTTCCGATATCCGCATCCCAAGATGCTACTTCAGTGGTGCTACTCGGATGACATATAAGAATTCCGAAATACACGTGTTTGTGGACGCTAGCGAAGCGGCCTATTCCTGTGCGGTTTATTTGCGCACGTTCAACGAAGAGGAGAATCCGCAGTGCTGTCTGATCGCCGCCAAATCGAAGGTAGCGCCTCTGAAACCCTGGTCTATTCCCAGACTGGAATTACAGGCATGTGTTCTAGGCACACGATGGGCGAAATTTGTTGTAGGCCATCTCGACGTTCCCGTAACCAAGGTCACGTATTGGACAGACTCCAGAACCGCACTGGCCTGGATCAAATCAGATCCTCGGAATTATCGACAATTCGTTTCCTTCCGAGTAGGCGAAATTCTGGAACAGACAACAGCGACTCAATGGAAGTGGGTACCATCGAAATCCAATCCTGCGGACGAAGCGACGAAATGGGGAAGTGGTCCGTACTTCAACCAAGACAGCAAATGGTTCCGAGGACCCAATTTTCTGTGGCTAGCGGAAGAAGAGTGGCCCCGTGTTACAGAGCCAGTGGTGGATACTTCAGAAGAAATGCGAGCGTCGATTCTTCATCACTGTACGATAGAGACAACCATAGATTTCCACCGGTTCTCTACCTGGGAGAGACTGCAACATGCCACAGCATATGTCTTGCGATTCCTGAACAACGCATCCAAGAAGCAGCCGAAATACTCCGGATCACTACAACAGGCAGAACTGCATGCTGCCGAAGAAATCATCATCAAATTAACTCAACGTGAAGCTTACACAGATGAAGTTGCTGCGCTGTCGAATAAAGTTCTGAATAAATCGGGACAGGAGGTCATCGGGAAGAACAGTTCCATATACAACCTTATGCCGTTCCTGGACGATCGTGGCCTGCTACGCGAGCGTGGCAGAATTGAGGCAGCTGAAAGAGTACCACATGAAGTGCGACATCCACTGATCCTTCCGAGGAAACATCACGTCACTGAACTCCTGGTAAACAGATATCATCGTCGTTACAGACACGGAAACGCTGAAACTGTAGTGAATGAGTTACGTCAGCTTTACACGATTCCACGAAAGTAG
- the LOC129766121 gene encoding uncharacterized protein LOC129766121 — protein MITRKVYQPEHRSTGEQTREIPPRTVDLSQCPRQSENLQLNQVMPPSRSVSAPSQQQLAARQSLAKELPRFSGDPADWPIFISNYRYTTEACGFSDGENMLRLQRCLTGPALETVRSRLVLPAAVPQVIETLRMRFGRPELLINALLRKVREIPAPRSDRLEGLIDFGMAVQALCDHIEAANERAHLSNPSLLQELVAKLPADQRMMWAGYKRGFQHVDLKTFGDYMASVVQDATSVVSFEPEVKKNSARDRLKNKGFVNTHATDKPTNFSDSPKEPKESAKRSDCLHCNQDGHRVRECGAFKQLTVDDRWRRVRALQLCQNCLFNHGRRACRGRKTCDIEGCQFRHHPLLHSPSGPSKLIAPKVQVAENHTHHHSNASTLFRIIPVTVYGKDGSLNTFAFLDEGSDLTLVENDLATALGVNGTPHPLCLRWTSDTSRIENDSRQITIEIAGIGQTKLHKLVNVRTVSNLGLPRQSFQMKEAVRLYPHLKGIPVSSYQNVKPKILIGIDNLRLALPLKIREGDGAAPVAVKTRLGWCVYGPRGNSKRESYSFHVCKCSCDEDLQATVKEFFEIESAGVIPPETSLSKEDQRALTIIETTTKRRGNRFEKGLVWKEDHVEFPDSYPMALRRLECLERRMDRNPKLKENLHRQMREYEAKGYAHKAMPEELEAANPRRIWYLPVGAVVNPKKPGKIRMVWDAAAKVNGVSLNGALLKGPDQLSSLPGILFRFRLYCIAVSSDVKEMFHQLRIRDEDKISQLFLWRNNPSEKPTVYMMDVATFGSTCSPASAQFIKNRNAEQYAELHPEAAKAIVHDHYVDDYLASFSSVEEAAKVASDVRYIHGKAGFNLHNWRSNSSILLQKLGEIQQEAVKQLNLVEGGNTERVLVRD, from the coding sequence ATGATTACTCGAAAAGTATATCAACCCGAACACCGCTCGACCGGAGAACAAACGCGTGAAATTCCTCCGCGTACGGTTGACTTGTCTCAGTGCCCTCGTCAGTCAGAAAATTTGCAATTAAATCAAGTGATGCCTCCCTCAAGATCAGTTAGTGCTCCCTCACAGCAACAGCTAGCAGCAAGACAGTCCCTGGCAAAGGAACTTCCTCGATTCTCCGGTGATCCCGCCGACTGGCCGATTTTTATTTCCAACTATCGTTATACAACGGAAGCCTGTGGTTTTTCGGATGGTGAAAACATGCTTCGTCTGCAACGGTGCTTGACCGGACCAGCGCTTGAAACGGTGCGCAGCCGGTTGGTGTTGCCAGCAGCGGTTCCCCAGGTGATCGAGACACTCCGGATGCGGTTTGGACGTCCAGAATTGCTCATCAACGCATTGTTGCGTAAGGTGCGAGAAATCCCAGCACCAAGGTCAGACAGATTGGAAGGGTTGATCGACTTCGGGATGGCCGTGCAGGCTTTATGCGACCACATCGAAGCGGCGAATGAACGCGCTCATCTTTCAAATCCATCGCTTCTGCAGGAGCTTGTAGCAAAGCTTCCCGCTGATCAACGAATGATGTGGGCGGGATATAAACGAGGATTCCAACACGTAGACTTGAAAACTTTCGGTGATTATATGGCGTCAGTGGTACAAGACGCGACCAGTGTGGTTAGCTTCGAGCCCGAGGTTAAGAAGAACAGCGCTCGCGACCGCCTGAAGAACAAAGGATTTGTGAACACCCATGCAACAGACAAACCAACCAATTTCAGCGATTCTCCGAAGGAACCAAAAGAGTCAGCTAAACGTTCCGACTGCTTGCACTGCAACCAAGATGGACACCGGGTGCGCGAATGTGGCGCGTTCAAGCAGCTGACTGTCGACGATCGTTGGAGAAGAGTCCGTGCATTGCAGCTGTGCCAGAACTGCCTGTTCAACCATGGCCGACGTGCGTGTCGGGGACGGAAGACCTGCGACATCGAAGGCTGTCAGTTTCGCCATCATCCGCTCCTACATTCGCCTAGCGGACCTTCGAAGTTGATAGCACCGAAGGTTCAGGTGGCCGAAAATCATACACACCACCACTCGAATGCTTCTACACTGTTCCGTATCATTCCTGTAACGGTGTATGGGAAAGATGGGTCACTCAACACGTTCGCATTCTTGGACGAGGGTTCTGACCTAACGTTGGTGGAGAATGACCTGGCTACGGCGTTAGGAGTAAATGGCACTCCACATCCACTTTGTCTCCGATGGACTAGCGACACTTCTCGAATAGAAAATGATTCTAGACAAATTACCATCGAGATCGCTGGAATCGGGCAAACCAAACTACACAAGCTTGTGAACGTAAGGACCGTCAGTAACCTTGGTCTTCCTCGTCAGAGTTTCCAGATGAAAGAAGCAGTGCGGTTGTACCCACATCTGAAGGGCATTCCAGTTAGCAGCTATCAGAACGTGAAACCAAAGATTCTAATCGGTATCGACAACCTGAGGCTGGCTCTTCCTCTGAAGATACGAGAAGGTGATGGTGCGGCCCCAGTAGCAGTTAAAACCAGACTAGGCTGGTGCGTCTACGGGCCGCGGGGAAACAGCAAGCGCGAATCATACAGTTTCCACGTTTGCAAATGTTCCTGCGATGAGGATCTTCAGGCAACTGTAAAAGAATTTTTCGAGATTGAAAGTGCAGGAGTTATTCCGCCTGAGACGTCACTTTCAAAGGAAGATCAGCGGGCATTAACCATCATTGAAACAACGACAAAACGACGTGGTAACCGCTTCGAAAAGGGATTGGTCTGgaaagaagatcatgtggaatTTCCAGATAGCTACCCGATGGCTCTTCGACGTTTGGAGTGCCTCGAGCGTCGGATGGATCGCAATCCGAAGTTGAAGGAGAACCTTCACCGGCAAATGCGCGAATATGAAGCAAAGGGATATGCGCACAAGGCCATGCCTGAGGAACTTGAAGCCGCCAATCCAAGGAGGATATGGTATCTCCCGGTAGGAGCGGTGGTTAACCCCAAGAAACCGGGGAAAATTCGTATGGTCTGGGACGCGGCTGCGAAAGTAAACGGTGTGTCTCTGAACGGCGCGCTACTCAAAGGTCCGGATCAACTCTCCTCGTTACCTGGAATTCTCTTCCGTTTCCGTTTGTATTGCATAGCGGTCAGCTCAGACGTTAAGGAAATGTTTCACCAGCTTAGAATCCGCGATGAAGATAAAATCTCTCAACTATTTTTATGGCGTAACAATCCATCGGAGAAGCCCACTGTATACATGATGGACGTCGCGACATTTGGAAGCACCTGCTCGCCTGCTTCGGCGCAGTTTATTAAAAACCGTAACGCAGAGCAATATGCGGAATTACATCCGGAAGCAGCGAAGGCGATAGTTCACGACCACTATGTGGATGATTATCTGGCGAGTTTCAGCTCAGTGGAGGAGGCAGCGAAAGTAGCAAGCGACGTGCGATACATTCACGGTAAAGCAGGCTTCAACCTACACAACTGGAGATCGAACAGCAGCATACTTCTACAGAAATTAGGGGAAATCCAGCAAGAAGCAGTCAAGCAGCTGAATTTGGTGGAAGGAGGAAATACGGAAAGGGTCCTTGTACGAGATTAA